From Salvia splendens isolate huo1 chromosome 3, SspV2, whole genome shotgun sequence, a single genomic window includes:
- the LOC121793415 gene encoding homeobox protein knotted-1-like LET12, with amino-acid sequence MALEDHDDQILPRYSDHHHTSSAAWEKERCKADILSHPLYEQLLSAHVACLRIATPVDQLHKIDAQMAQSHQIAAKYSLLPPLHHKDLDPFMAQYVLLLSSFKEQLQQHVRVHAMEAVMACWEIEQALQSLTGVAPGEGTGATMSDDEEMEEEHADSEMNLFDESMDGSDNMGFGPLVPTESERSLMERVKQELKHELKQGYKEKIFDIREEILRKRRAGKLPGDTTTVLKAWWQSHSKWPYPTEEDKARLVQETGLQLKQINNWFINQRKRNWHSNPSSSSSPKSKRKNAAGDKNN; translated from the exons ATGGCGTTGGAGGACCACGACGACCAAATCCTCCCACGCTACTCCGATCACCACCACACCTCCTCCGCCGCCTGGGAGAAGGAGAGATGCAAGGCCGACATCCTGAGCCACCCGCTCTACGAGCAGTTGCTGTCGGCACACGTGGCGTGCCTCCGCATCGCCACTCCCGTGGACCAGCTGCACAAGATCGACGCCCAGATGGCCCAGTCGCACCAGATTGCCGCCAAGTACTCTCTTCTCCCGCCCCTTCACCACAAGGACCTCGACCCTTTCATG GCACAGTATGTTCTGTTGCTATCCTCATTTAAAGAGCAACTTCAACAACATGTCCGAGTCCATGCCATGGAAGCAGTCATGGCTTGTTGGGAGATTGAGCAGGCATTGCAAAGCTTGACAG GGGTAGCACCGGGTGAAGGGACGGGAGCAACCATGTCCGATGATGAGGAGATGGAGGAGGAGCATGCGGACAGCGAGATGAACTTGTTCGATGAGAGTATGGATGGATCGGACAATATGGGATTCGGCCCTCTTGTCCCCACTGAAAGTGAGAGATCTCTGATGGAACGCGTGAAACAAGAGCTCAAACACGAGCTCAAACAG GGTTATAAGGAGAAGATCTTCGACATCAGAGAAGAAATATTGAGAAAGCGAAGAGCGGGAAAGCTGCCCGGCGACACTACAACAGTGTTGAAAGCTTGGTGGCAATCACATTCCAAGTGGCCATATCCAACA GAGGAAGACAAGGCAAGATTAGTACAAGAAACAGGCTTACAGctgaaacaaataaataattggTTTATCAACCAAAGGAAAAGGAATTGGCACAGCAatccttcttcatcttcttctccaaaAAGCAAGCGCAAGAA TGCTGCAGGTGACAAAAACAACTAA